One genomic segment of Arachis duranensis cultivar V14167 chromosome 4, aradu.V14167.gnm2.J7QH, whole genome shotgun sequence includes these proteins:
- the LOC107486257 gene encoding protein FAR1-RELATED SEQUENCE 5-like produces the protein MRSSGLRVPTIFRAFANQSGGFEMVGFQVKDIYNAIEKQRRAGASDTDNALKYLQMLKRRDPCMFWKYSLDEQRRLHNIFWCDGASQYDFNVFGDVMGFDATYGRNKYKCPLVIFSGVDHHMRTVVFGCAVLSKEGEESYVWLLRAFLEAMKGKAPKSVITDGDQAMKSAIKAVFPEAHHRLYSWHLLRNATARVGIPRFMTKFRLCLMGDLEVDDFEDIWNDAVEEFGLQQNSWVKDMYEKKHMWSNAHIRGKFFAGLKTTSRCEALNMQIGKFIHNGYNLREFIEHFQQYLEFMRRRLVVADYKSAYGEPVVKTRLEELERFAAAVYTREVFVLFREVLLLASNVRIVSSKKTSTCTLFEVAMYCQGRSWNVSWGEIDDEFRCSCLRMESFGIPCVHIVGVLVRLNMVVIPGSLILGRWTKKAKQPPINNHVFSGEIPDAAYMSMHAAMLDDCRELVKLSCSNFEDYFEVKTKIANERDALREKIRKRLATTAEGGGDDASIHDPPRARHKGCGRHVVTTRGRYRRVQRCRKCGKAGHNARRCATGNGDDTTHELDAFGSLHNMDESQEAEASQQMEYNDLSF, from the coding sequence ATGAGAAGCTCTGGCCTTCGAGTTCCGACAATATTTCGGGCTTTTGCAAATCAAAGTGGTGGATTCGAGATGGTTGGGTTTCAGGTGAAAGACATCTATAATGCAATTGAGAAGCAAAGAAGAGCTGGAGCAAGCGACACGGATAATGCACTCAAGTATTTACAAATGTTGAAGAGGCGTGACCCCTGTATGTTTTGGAAGTATTCGTTGGATGAACAACGGAGGCTCCACAATATATTTTGGTGTGATGGTGCAAGTCAGTATGATTTCAATGTTTTCGGAGATGTTATGGGGTTTGATGCAACGTACGGGAGGAATAAGTACAAATGTCCCCTTGTGATATTCTCTGGCGTGGATCACCACATGCGCACTGTTGTGTTTGGATGCGCAGTTCTCTCAAAGGAAGGGGAGGAAAGCTATGTGTGGTTGCTTCGGGCATTTCTGGAGGCCATGAAAGGAAAGGCTCCTAAGTCCGTTATTACCGACGGTGATCAAGCCATGAAGAGTGCGATCAAAGCTGTATTTCCAGAAGCACATCATAGATTGTACAGCTGGCACTTGCTACGCAATGCGACCGCTCGAGTAGGTATTCCACGGTTTATGACCAAGTTTCGTCTTTGTTTAATGGGGGATTTAGAGGTCGATGACTTTGAAGATATATGGAATGATGCAGTTGAAGAATTTGGGTTGCAACAAAATTCATGGGTCAAGGATATGTATGAAAAGAAACATATGTGGTCAAATGCCCACATTAGGGGTAAGTTCTTTGCCGGGCTCAAGACAACATCAAGGTGTGAGGCGCTAAATATGCAGATAGGGAAGTTTATACACAACGGCTACAACTTGAGGGAATTTATTGAGCATTTCCAACAGTATTTAGAGTTCATGCGTAGGAGATTAGTGGTTGCTGATTACAAATCTGCTTATGGAGAACCAGTTGTGAAAACAAGATTGGAGGAGTTAGAGCGGTTTGCAGCAGCAGTATACACACGAGAGGTCTTTGTCTTATTTCGGGAGGTGCTATTACTAGCTAGCAATGTCAGAATAGTTTCTTCGAAGAAGACAAGCACGTGTACATTGTTTGAGGTGGCCATGTATTGCCAAGGTAGATCATGGAACGTTTCGTGGGGGGAGATAGATGATGAATTCAGATGCTCTTGCCTGCGCATGGAATCTTTTGGAATCCCCTGTGTCCACATAGTTGGTGTGCTTGTTAGACTTAACATGGTTGTTATTCCAGGTAGTCTTATACTGGGTCGTTGGACAAAGAAGGCAAAACAACCACCGATAAATAACCATGTTTTTAGTGGAGAGATTCCTGATGCAGCCTATATGAGTATGCATGCGGCAATGCTCGATGACTGTAGAGAACTGGTAAAGCTTTCTTGTAGTAACTTTGAGGATTACTTCGAGGTGAAGACCAAAATAGCTAATGAACGAGACGCGTTAAGAGAAAAGATCCGAAAAAGGTTGGCGACCACTGCTGAGGGCGGGGGCGATGATGCGTCAATACACGATCCTCCAAGAGCCAGACATAAAGGGTGTGGTCGTCATGTTGTGACGACTCGTGGGAGGTACCGGCGTGTCCAACGTTGCAGAAAGTGTGGCAAGGCTGGCCATAATGCTCGCAGATGCGCAACCGGGAATGGTGACGACACCACGCATGAATTAGATGCTTTTGGATCATTGCACAACATGGACGAATCACAAGAAGCCGAGGCTTCACAACAGATGGAGTACAATGATCTGAGCTTTTAA